One genomic region from Fibrobacter sp. encodes:
- a CDS encoding penicillin-binding protein activator LpoB — MFFLLIVGCSTKVTRVQSDSTIDITGKWNDTDSRLVAEEMIRDCLSQRWLYKWESENRRPTVIVGKIVNKSHEHISVETFVKDVERALLNSGKVDFVATKTEREQLRDEKADMAENASVQTRKDMGEETGADLMMIGTINSIPDQDGGKAVVFYQTNMELVEIESNRKVWIGEKKIKKYVERAKVRF; from the coding sequence ATGTTTTTTCTTTTAATTGTCGGCTGCTCAACCAAAGTCACACGTGTCCAGAGTGATTCGACAATTGATATTACAGGCAAATGGAATGATACAGATTCCAGGCTGGTTGCTGAAGAAATGATAAGAGACTGTCTTTCGCAACGCTGGCTTTATAAGTGGGAATCGGAGAACAGAAGACCGACTGTCATTGTAGGAAAGATAGTCAATAAAAGTCATGAGCATATAAGTGTTGAAACTTTTGTCAAAGATGTTGAGAGGGCACTTCTGAACTCAGGGAAAGTGGATTTCGTGGCTACCAAGACTGAACGGGAACAGCTTCGCGATGAGAAAGCGGATATGGCTGAGAATGCTTCTGTTCAGACCCGCAAAGACATGGGTGAAGAAACCGGTGCGGATCTTATGATGATCGGGACTATCAATTCGATTCCCGACCAGGATGGCGGTAAAGCGGTGGTTTTCTATCAGACCAACATGGAACTGGTGGAAATCGAGAGCAACCGCAAGGTCTGGATCGGAGAGAAGAAGATTAAGAAGTACGTTGAAAGAGCTAAAGTCAGATTCTGA
- a CDS encoding acyloxyacyl hydrolase: MKRVIASAVLMICAGLLFADDPSEKGVPTSPLTIYSGGISAGAMIPLNNDLQDYSRSFMKLSFINQIYYREHIGIFLDVDWFAPRKNFGADLGFDFFLTSSDFRPFLGLGIGAHYFDKTDEFGDNFGPSATIHLGFVLDVTESLQIRIRVPYHIVANETRDHAAGAEIGFLFSDRFRKVKKLNYN, encoded by the coding sequence ATGAAAAGAGTGATTGCAAGTGCGGTTTTGATGATCTGTGCCGGATTACTTTTTGCCGATGACCCTTCGGAGAAGGGAGTACCAACATCTCCGCTTACTATTTACAGCGGTGGTATTTCTGCAGGCGCTATGATCCCCTTGAACAATGACCTGCAGGATTACTCCAGGTCGTTTATGAAGCTTTCCTTTATAAATCAGATATATTACAGGGAGCATATAGGCATTTTTCTGGATGTTGACTGGTTTGCTCCGAGGAAAAATTTTGGTGCTGATCTGGGTTTTGATTTTTTCCTTACCAGTTCCGATTTCCGTCCTTTTCTGGGATTGGGTATAGGAGCACATTATTTTGATAAAACAGATGAATTCGGAGATAATTTCGGCCCCTCAGCCACGATACATCTGGGATTTGTGCTTGATGTCACCGAGTCGCTGCAGATAAGGATACGAGTTCCTTACCATATCGTGGCTAATGAAACAAGAGATCATGCTGCAGGGGCAGAGATAGGATTTCTCTTTTCCGACCGGTTCAGAAAAGTAAAGAAACTCAATTACAACTGA